Proteins from one Ranitomeya variabilis isolate aRanVar5 chromosome 1, aRanVar5.hap1, whole genome shotgun sequence genomic window:
- the LRRC14B gene encoding leucine-rich repeat-containing protein 14B, whose translation MIKYDMKTLRFIGAESLISNQAYAKEHIRNLAHNLYPLLLKACFLHEKEELIVLLLENWPQQEFNFGQLLGKTLDYPEDISNRACQRSLTACLKGLKNYVLNSSATYAKRLKVVDLTAIQDVEFQPCQCKKSLGRWARTEMISQLCFEILVEIQRFDFHSSIFNIEIDIFCNLFVTERNYELVVQALLMRCHCPLKIRCVDFRVDNLALRKLFYIIKLVEPNSIHKLEIVHNVRLQDYHLEVLLNNLTFPHLRSLTLPTRTFNVAHYTPEDDAVLSTIGEKLSNMVHLTELSVSFSTLTGRLRKLLSPLQTPLKVLEVGNCSLNQVDMAYLANSLHAEHLEFLDLSGHNITELFPSTFFKLLQKASLTLKTLVLEECDLGDMNIHVMEIGLVNCLKLKEFKFLQNPLTSVSLRRIFRVLVNLPMLKYVEFPVPKDCYPPEVSYPLDEMTLTKFDSQKFHMVKESLQRILEQANRDDISAVTPLFGSYDPAIEETSKELGVGLLNSFREALQSFTTSLQTL comes from the exons ATGATCAAATACGACATGAAGACGCTGAGATTTATCGGGGCGGAGAGCTTAATATCCAACCAGGCATATGCTAAGGAACATATCAGGAACCTGGCACATAATCTGTACCCCCTCTTACTCAAGGCTTGCTTCTTGCATGAAAAAGAAGAATTAATTGTTTTGTTGCTGGAGAACTGGCCTCAGCAAGAATTCAACTTTGGCCAACTACTAGGCAAGACACTAGACTACCCTGAAGATATCAGCAACCGGGCATGCCAGCGAAGCCTGACTGCTTGTCTGAAGGGCTTGAAGAACTATGTACTGAACTCTTCAGCCACTTATGCAAAAAGACTTAAAGTTGTGGACCTGACGGCAATTCAAGACGTTGAGTTTCAGCCATGCCAATGTAAGAAGTCACTGGGAAGGTGGGCAAGGACGGAAATGATTTCACAGCTATGTTTTGAAATTCTCGTGGAGATTCAGAGATTTGATTTTCATTCCTCCATATTTAACATCGAAATCGATATCTTCTGTAACCTCTTTGTCACAGAGAGGAACTATGAACTTGTGGTTCAAGCCTTACTGATGCGATGTCACTGCCCCCTGAAGATAAGATGTGTAGACTTTAGGGTGGATAATTTAGCCTTGAGAAAGCTTTTCTATATCATAAAACTTGTTGAGCCCAATTCTATCCACAAGTTGGAAATAGTTCACAACGTCCGCTTACAAGATTACCATCTTGAGGTCCTTCTAAATAATCTCACTTTCCCACATCTTCGGTCTCTCACCTTGCCAACAAGGACTTTCAATGTTGCACATTATACACCAGAAGATGATGCCGTATTAAGTACCATTGGCGAGAAACTAAGCAACATGGTCCATCTTACAGAGCTAAGTGTTTCCTTCTCTACTCTTACAGGACGGCTGAGAAAGTTGCTCAG CCCACTGCAGACCCCACTGAAAGTTCTTGAAGTAGGCAATTGCTCCCTGAACCAGGTAGACATGGCATACTTGGCAAACAGTCTTCATGCTGAACATctggagttcctggacctcagtgGTCACAATATTACAGAACTCTTCCCATCAACCTTCTTCAAACTTCTCCAAAAAGCTTCATTGACTCTAAAGACATTGGTTTTGGAAGAATGTGATCTTGGAGACATGAATATCCATGTCATGGAAATAGGATTGGTGAATTGCCTCAAACTCAAAGAATTTAAATTCCTGCAGAATCCTCTGACCTCTGTAAGTCTCAGACGAATATTCAGAGTTCTTGTCAATTTGCCAATGTTGAAGTATGTTGAGTTTCCAGTCCCAAAAGATTGCTATCCTCCTGAAGTCAGCTACCCCCTCGATGAAATGACTCTTACAAAATTCGACAGtcaaaaatttcatatggtgaaggAATCTCTGCAGCGCATTTTGGAGCAGGCAAATCGAGATGACATATCGGCTGTCACCCCTCTTTTTGGCAGCTATGATCCTGCTATTGAAGAGACCAGCAAGGAACTGGGAGTTGGTTTATTGAATTCATTCAGAGAAGCTCTGCAGAGTTTCACAACATCACTACAAACATTGTAA